The Solanum dulcamara chromosome 6, daSolDulc1.2, whole genome shotgun sequence genome contains the following window.
tgttgAAGTCGTCACTATATGGGCTCAAGCAAGCTTCCAGGCAGTTGAACATTAAACTCACTGCTGCCCTAATTGATGCAGGTTTTAAACAGTCATTTAGATTACTCTGTTCTTATCAAGAAGTCTGATGCTGGGATAGTAATAGTGTTGATATATGTACATGATCTTTTGATCACTGGTAGTGATTACAAACTAATTAAGGACACAAAGCTGGTGCTGCagaataatttcaaaattaaagatTTGGGAGATCTCAGGTTCTTTCTTGGAATAGAGTTTGGAAGGAACAAGGAAGGGATCTTAATGCATCAGAGGAAGTATGCATTAGAACAATCTCAGATTCAGGATTGTCAGGTTCCAACCCCTTCCATGCTCCTGTTGAAGTAAGCCAGAATTTGAATGGTGCAGAATATGATGCACATATTGGATTGTCTAATGATCCAATACTGGTTGATCCTGGAAGGTACCAAAGGTTGGTTGGTAGACTGCTTTATCTCACCATAACCAGACTTGATATCTCATGTGGAGTACAAAGTTTAAGTCAGTTCATGCATGCCCCTAAGCTGTCTCACATGGAAGCTGGAGTTCTATAAGTAACTGAGGATACAAACACATTAGATGCATTTTGTGATGCTGACAGGGGGTCATGCCTCAGCACTAGAAGATCTATCACTGGCTATTTAGTCAAGTTTGCGAATTCACTCATTTCTTGGAAGTCCAAGAAGCAATCCACTATCTCTACAAGCTTGGCAAAAGCAGAATATAGGAGTTTGGCCTCTACTTTTGCTGAAGTAGTGTGGATCATTGGTTTGTTCAAAGACTTGTATGTGCAATTATCTCTTCCAGTTCATATTCATTGTGACAGTCATGCTGCCATTCAAATTGCAGTCAATCCAATGTTCACGAGCGTACCAAACACATTGACAttgattgtcattttattaGGGAGAAGGTACAACTTGGCCTGGTGAAGAATGTCTATTTGCCTACAGCTGAACAACCAGCAGATATGCTGACAAAGGGACTTAGTCACAGACAACATGATCATCTCGTATCCAAGCTAGGGATGAAGAACATCTTCATACCACCTAGCTTGAGGGGGATGTTATAGTGAATACTGCACTTAGTTGAGCTGGTTAATTAGTTGGTTAGTTTGTTAGACAACTGTCAATGAGTTATCAGTTGGTTAGGATTTAGTTAAGTTAATTGCACTAGAGTTAGCCGACTAGTTAGTTTGAGATGCACATTATAAATATCCAGCTTGTAGTATAATCTGTTAGTTTTGATTGAATGAGAAAATATCTCTTCTGCCTGAATCTTcctgtttttcttttttgagctTAGATTCTGCATTCATGGCAcataatcttatatatatatatatatatatatataaaagagaatCTTCAGCCCGATGAGGTGGCACTCTCTAAGATCACCATTagtctttttcaaattttaggaAAAAATGTACCGCTTGAAAAAAAACGGCACTACTTTTTTTCCTTCCCAGTAGTGAAACATCCCATTCTTTCGGCACTTTAAGTACGGCCAAAGTCCTTTTTCATTTACAAGTaaatctttttttcctttacatTGGCAATTCTCAATTCATTGAATGCAACTACTACATGCTCCTAAACTATTCAAAGTCCACATCTTCATTGAATAAGAAATCGAAGGTTAAGGATCAAAGGACATGAATCTTGAAATTAACATATTCAAACAAGCCTAATTTATGGTGCTTTTCTTTTATCCGCTCAGGTAACGACATAGCAAAGTCCAAGTAAATCACTTGCCACGTAAAAGAGGTTAGAGCACTAATAGGGCCTTATACATCAGGTTATATACACCAATTAAttgttctcttttcttctttttccccttttttttggtatagaaaaacaatttattttagaaataattGTAATTTTTATTAGCATAATTGAAATTTAGATGCAAACTTTAATAATATGATGGTTGGGGCTTATCTTACTTGGTTCTTCTGATGAGTTACCGCATATGATGTCGTACAAATTTCGACAAATAAGTTTATGTCTTTCTGTATCTCTTATCCTTCTTTCTGCATTTTTCTCCTTGCAAATtctcaatttaattttttgtactttttgaaattttttaattttttcttgtcttgcctaaatattaaaatcaaaGCATAATCAACTGTGGTGAATACGAAAGTAAAGCACCAATGTTGTTAATTACTTGGAAGGTCTGTACAATTTCAAAGAATTAGCTTTCTCTTGATTGTACTGGGATAAAACACTTCCAATGAAAAAGGTTTTCATTTTTTGTTTAGTTTCCAAGGGCGTTTAAATAAAAGTACAAATATTTTGGGCCTTTTTTCCTGTCCCATTTTGCAAGAAGTAATTACACATTTCAAGTAAAGTCTGAATATCAAAAGTACGTTGTGATCCTGTCAAAAATCTTAAAATGTTAGCTTTATCGTAACATGTTCATGACAACAAAACCACTCGAGAGAGCAGCGATCTAGAGCAGCAgagaaatctctctctctctctctctatctatctatctatatatctatctatctatctatctatctatctatctatctatctatctatatatatatttatatatatgaggtATTCAACAACTCCAACTTTTCGTCCTGGCTGACCAAGCAGAGGTAGTAAGTTGTTACATGCCTTACATAAGTTGTTTCTACCGCAGAGGTAGCAGGTGTTTTGATCTTTTTTGAGCATTTGGCCTCTTAATTGAACTAAGAGGCTGCATTTGAGACATTAGGCTCATCCTTATTTGGGTGGAAAGCTGAAGTCAAATTGTTCGTTATCTACATTGATAGAAAAAAACACAATCTAAATTGTAATATTGATAATTACTTAGATTATCTAAGTTAAATAAACTTGTGCTACTAGCAGTTATTGTGTCATCTATTTGTTTGCTACTTTAGCAGAGCAGTGTACATGTTTGTTGACGTTTTTGACCGCTAGGTTGAAGTAAGGATATGTTAGTTAACAGTTTGGTTTTACCATTAGATTACCGATGTCATGTAGACTAGAATTCTCAAACTGGTAACATATACTTTGATCTGTGTAGAGTATAGAGCGCTTAAAAGATCCATTTTGGGGCGATGTCCTGCTTAATCAAACcctaaagaaataaatatctcAAGAAATTGAAATCTTGACCGAaacaaaaagaacaaaaaattgaagaaaccttgaataagagaaaaactctcaaaattgatgaataaaatatttataccacTTTTTGAAAAGATAAATATAgagaatgaaataaaaaaaaattgtttactCACTCGAAAACACGGATATTATGAATGATTATGGATAAGCTTATTGAGGGAGTTCTCGCGCGGATAATTTATCTAGTTTGACATAATTTGACTGTACTGGTATCTCCTTGTACCAGAGTTAATTAGAATTACACACATTATACATGAAAACTATAAAACAACGTACATGCACAATCACAAAAAGAAATGCTTCCAACACATTTACAGAATTCAGTACCTTCTAGCACAAGGCATAAGTAAGTTAAGACTCAACGGAGAGTTTGAACAGTAACATGATAATTCTTATTACCGTAATCGCTGATAAAATTCGACAATGTAGTGGTAATTACCTTCTTAACAGAGGCAGACCATGACAAAGTGAGACCAAGGaaaacaatgaagaagaaaGGTCCCCATAGATCCCAATCACGAAGCGCTTTCCCAGGATCTTCTCTATAAGGATTAGGGAAAACCACCAGCTTCAAATTACTAACAATTCTGGACAGATCTCTTTTGACGGTATCCCAAACAGGTTCCGTAAGGGTGTTGGGTGGAGATCCGAATCCGGTAGCGGCTATGTTCGACTGTCCCGAAGAAGGTAACGGTGGTGGGGATGGAATGGAAGGTACAGGTGTGGGTTTGTGATTGGCGGTTGTGGTAGCTGTAGGGGGAGGTGGTGGGCGAATATTGGAAGGCATGAAGGGAGAAGATGAAACAGGGATGGCAGCACGAGGAGGAGAAGGCGGGCGTGCTGGAAGGACAGTAGAAGGATTGGAATAGATGAGGTTTTCGATTTCATCAATGTCCGATTGGGATGTGGAGTGAAGAGGTATTGTGTCTCCGTGTGACATTTTTTCCGGTAGCTCTCAGATTTACAGAGATGATCGGAGATGGGGAAGAAGGCGGGGTTGGGTGGTGTAACTGATGTCCAGTTGAGGTGTAAATGCAGGGAATTGCATAGTTCAAATcgtaaaattaaatcaaaatgattttttatttgatttgattttatatttttaaaattcgataatattttatttgattttgattttattcaaaaaaaaaaattaaaaataacctAATGTTACagataaattatatacatttttttaataattatatatacataatatattattttttatgaaaagaatACAATACactattttaaaatagtaaGATACGtgttttatttgtttgtttaatATATTGGATTATCTGACAATATAAGCAGGAAGTTAAATATAATTATAGTTTTGaataagaattataagatccaaaatgacacgaaaataatttttttttgaatgaattataatcttttcttctcttttgaatgaattatttttttaatttttgtgtatGGTTAATAATCGAATCAAATCAAATCGAAATTGATAACAACCAAATCAATGGATGAATATTttaattggtttgatttgattttaataattttaaaattgatttggttttaatttTGACCAATAATTGATCCAAATCAATCCGTGAACACCCCTATTTGTATTGTAACAAAATTTTGCACTTGCgggaacaaaaagaaaaaaccgGAAGGATATACCAAGTGTGTGTTGTGCATTATGTTTAGAGCCTGTTTGAATTGGCTTAAAAGTTGatcaaatcaatttttatttttatcttacgATAGTGtttgataaatttaaaaataacataaaataattttaaaatcaaaaatagAACTCTCCCTACTTTTtggtttttaacttataagtcatttatatttgatttttatttttttgacttaaaagctacTTTTTTCAGTTAATCCAAATAGCTCTTAATCATTTATACTTTTGAGTTGAGTCAAGTTCACAAATGATCTTAGCAAAGAGTGGTCTTAATATTTTATCCTCCATAAAAAGTCTTATAAAAACGTGCTTCACTCATTTAATAAAAATGTTTTGGATAAAATTATCCTCCAaatccttaaaaaaaaaaaaaattttgataactaaatgaaacaaaaaaaaatccttccctttttttctcttttttgtctCTCTTTTTTGTCacgttttttctcttttatttttcttttcctttcttttttttcttttcctcccTTAATccttatctttctttcttacattttttctcttttttcctttttatggcttatctttatttttatttttggttttttctttctttcttttttaattatagaactaatttttttaatctattttatacattttgtacttttttaaaataaaatgatccatAGATTCAAGTGTCAAGATTCAAGATAAATTTCTTTCATAATTTACtatttcaaatttcatatataaaaattatatatatatatatatatatatatatatatatatatatataatttttatatatgaaaTTTCATGAGATATTTTATAACTTTCAAAGAACAAGGTATGTCTCATGGGCAAGAGTTGACATTGTCTTTTTATGTCTTGATTTATAAGATGTTCTATAACTCTTGCCTTCGAGGTAAGACTTAGACTAAGAACTTTACAAGTTACACCCCATGGGCAAGACTTGACACTACTAAATTGTGTCTTGATTTATCATATGTTCAATAACTCTTGACTCTTAGCCGAAGGACTTCCAAGAAATAAGTAAAGCCCCATGGGCACTACTTATACCCAAAACTTTGTAAGTTACGCCCATCAACAAGACTTGACACTACTACATTGTATCTTGATTTGTCATATGCTCTATAACTCTTTCTTCTTAGTCCAAAGACTTCCAAACAACAAGCTAAGCCTCATGAGAAAGACTTAGACCAAGAACTTCACAAGTTACGACCCATAGGCAAGACTTGACACTACTACATTGTGCCTTGATTTATCATGAGCTTTATAACTCCTGCATCCTAGCTCAAGGACTTCTAAATAATAAGTTAAGCCTTATGGGCAAGACTTAGACCAAGAACTTCACAAGCTATGCCCCACGAACAAGACTTGACACTACTACATTGTGTCTTGATTTGTCATGTGCTTTATAACTATTGCCTCTTACCGCAAGGACTTTCAAATAACAAGTTAAGCCCTATAGGCAAGACTTAGATCAAGAACTTCACACATTATGCCCCATAGGAAAGACTTGATACTACTATATTGTATCTTGATTTATAATATGCTCTATAACTCCTGCCTCTTACCTCAAGGACTTTCAAACAACAAGTTAATTAAGTCTAATGGGCAAGACTTGACAATATCACATTGTgttttgatttatgagatactCTATAACTATTGTCCTAGATGTAAGATTTATTAGTCAGAGGACTTTCAAACAACAAGTTAAGCCACATGGCCAAGACTTGACACTAccacattatatattattttattagatgCTCTATAACTTTTGGACTTAGCCCAAGGACTTCAAATAATAAGTTGTACCTCATAAGCAATATTTTACACTATTTTTACTAACTCTAACTTATGAGGAATGCAATAACTTTTGCCTTAGAGGCAGAACATATCTCAAGGGTTACAACAAATAATATATGCCTCATGGGCAATAATTTATACTATTTCACTATGTCTATCTAATGAGATGCTCTATAACTCTTGCCTTAGAGACAAAACTCAGAccaaaaacttcaaaataaTAAGTTACTCCCTATGGACAAAATTTGATACCACCACGTTGTATTTTGATATATGAAATACTTTATAATTCTTATCTTAGAGGCAAGACATAGCCAAAGGACTTTCAAATAACAAGGTGTGCCTCATGGACAATAATTTTCATCATTATCACTAAGTCAAATTTATGAGGAACACAATAACTTTTGTCTTAGAAGCAatgaaaaaagacaaaaaatagaagtagagaaaaaaagaaatagaaaaagaaaaaaaagagaaaggaaaaaataataaataaaggaaaaataaaaataaaagagaaaaaaatagaagttaagaatagaaaaaaaaacaaaaaaatgaaaaagaaaagaatgaaaatgaaaaagaataaaaggaaaaaggaaaaaaaatgaaaataaaat
Protein-coding sequences here:
- the LOC129891164 gene encoding protein YIP4b-like, giving the protein MSHGDTIPLHSTSQSDIDEIENLIYSNPSTVLPARPPSPPRAAIPVSSSPFMPSNIRPPPPPTATTTANHKPTPVPSIPSPPPLPSSGQSNIAATGFGSPPNTLTEPVWDTVKRDLSRIVSNLKLVVFPNPYREDPGKALRDWDLWGPFFFIVFLGLTLSWSASVKKSEVFAVAFALLAAGAVILTLNVLLLGGHIIFFQSLSLLGYCLFPLDVGAFICMLKDNVILKVVVVCVALAWSSWAAYPFMSTAVNPRRKALALYPVVLMYVSVGFLIIAID